The Capsicum annuum cultivar UCD-10X-F1 unplaced genomic scaffold, UCD10Xv1.1 ctg80968, whole genome shotgun sequence nucleotide sequence AAGATTCACAAAATATTTGtagatttttctctcttttcaatacAAGAGAAATTATATCtttgtaagaaaataaatgaCTTCCAAACATTTTGCAGCTTGCAAACAATTAAGAAGAAAATGTCCTTCGGATTGcaaatttttaccatattttccTCCAAATAATCCTCAAAGATTTTCTTATGTTCATAGAATCTATGGTGCTAGCAATGTTGGAAAGATGCTCCAGGTACATATATTAAGTAGTATATTCTGTTACTCCTAGAAGAATCTAACTTATGTCTTGCTCCAAATATTTTAACTAAATTCGCACACAAAAACAAAAgtattattttgaatatttgtatCACATTCAATTTTCAGGATCTCTCTGAGTAAATTATATATTCCAACAATCATTTTATTTAGGTTATTTTATAATTCTAGCTGTTTCAATGACAAGtaataaagaaacaagaactaTAGAAAGAAGTAATGTTTAACTTATTTATCCTATGTCTCCTACTTACTAGCTTGACTTATAACCTATGATAAA carries:
- the LOC124895270 gene encoding LOB domain-containing protein 24-like — protein: MTSKHFAACKQLRRKCPSDCKFLPYFPPNNPQRFSYVHRIYGASNVGKMLQQVEEHQRGDVADSLYYEAYWRIKDPVYGCVGIITALHEEIYHVQFQLAK